A genome region from Fodinibius salicampi includes the following:
- the pnp gene encoding polyribonucleotide nucleotidyltransferase yields MKEDFRSIEFAPGKSLSIETGRIAKQADGAVVVRMGDTMVLCTAVSSKEASDKPFFPMTVDLRESFSAGGKFPGGFIKREGRPNDKEILSSRLIDRCLRPLFPDGYTHETQIICSVLSSDGEHDGDVLGAVGASAALHISDVPFAGPIAEVRVGRIEGDFVVNPTISEMEGSDIDMIIGGTAESVSMMEGEMDEVSEEEMLEAIKVGHEAIKKLCAFQEELREEFGKPKREFEPEPVDEDLETKVKELAQEKVREIVHIGLGKEAYSEKLDGLKESVVEELTGQEEYEDAKDDIKDILSTIEKNQLRAMILEEKRRIDGRSPEDIRDIWTQVDYLARTHGSAIFTRGETQSLVSVTLGTQKDAQSIDTLLQEKDKKFFLHYNFPNYSVGEAGFMRGPGRREIGHGHLAERSISKLMPSFDEFGYVIRVISDITESNGSSSMASVCGGSMALMDAGVPLKKPVAGIAMGMIVGENESVVLSDIRGEEDFMGDMDFKTAGSRDGITACQMDMKVSGISYEKLEEALEQARKGRLHILDKMAETISEPREQISEFAPQFINMEIDADEIGSVIGPGGKVIQTLQKETDTEIWVEEDEEREVGKITITADALSKAEEAKKRIEGIVGHLEEGATYHGTVKAIKDYGAFVEIVPGKDGLLHVSEINHSHVKNVSDVLSVGDEIDVKLLKVEHGGKLRLSRKALLPEDEN; encoded by the coding sequence ATGAAAGAAGACTTTAGAAGTATTGAATTTGCGCCGGGTAAAAGCTTATCCATTGAAACCGGTCGTATTGCAAAGCAGGCTGATGGAGCCGTTGTTGTTCGCATGGGAGATACGATGGTACTCTGTACGGCGGTAAGCTCCAAGGAAGCTTCCGATAAGCCATTTTTCCCTATGACTGTTGACCTCCGCGAGAGCTTTTCTGCGGGCGGTAAGTTTCCTGGTGGATTTATAAAGCGAGAAGGCCGCCCGAATGATAAAGAAATTTTGTCCAGCCGGCTGATTGACCGATGCCTTCGCCCTTTATTCCCGGATGGATACACCCATGAAACCCAAATTATCTGTTCAGTGCTTTCATCCGACGGTGAACATGACGGCGATGTGCTGGGCGCTGTAGGTGCATCCGCTGCGCTGCATATTTCCGATGTCCCATTTGCGGGACCTATTGCAGAGGTTCGGGTAGGACGTATTGAAGGAGATTTTGTTGTAAATCCTACCATCAGTGAGATGGAAGGCAGTGACATCGATATGATTATTGGTGGAACTGCAGAGAGTGTTTCCATGATGGAAGGTGAAATGGATGAAGTTTCCGAAGAGGAAATGCTTGAGGCTATTAAAGTTGGCCATGAAGCGATCAAAAAGCTCTGTGCTTTTCAGGAAGAGCTGCGCGAAGAGTTTGGTAAGCCCAAGCGGGAATTTGAGCCGGAGCCTGTTGACGAAGATCTCGAAACCAAAGTGAAGGAACTTGCTCAAGAGAAAGTAAGAGAAATCGTTCATATTGGTCTCGGAAAAGAAGCATACAGCGAAAAGCTGGATGGGCTAAAAGAGTCGGTCGTTGAAGAGCTAACAGGGCAAGAAGAATATGAGGATGCCAAAGATGATATTAAAGACATTCTTAGCACGATAGAGAAGAACCAGCTTCGGGCTATGATACTGGAGGAGAAACGTCGTATTGACGGACGTTCTCCTGAGGATATCCGGGATATCTGGACGCAAGTTGATTATCTGGCACGCACACATGGTTCTGCTATTTTCACTCGCGGCGAAACCCAGTCATTGGTTTCTGTAACACTGGGAACACAGAAAGACGCTCAGTCAATTGATACCCTATTACAAGAAAAAGATAAGAAGTTCTTTTTGCACTATAATTTCCCAAATTACAGCGTTGGAGAAGCTGGATTTATGCGCGGCCCCGGCCGACGTGAGATTGGGCACGGCCACCTTGCCGAACGTTCTATCAGCAAGTTAATGCCATCATTTGATGAGTTCGGATATGTAATCCGGGTTATCTCCGATATTACAGAATCTAATGGGTCGTCTTCGATGGCTTCGGTCTGTGGGGGATCAATGGCGCTTATGGATGCCGGAGTTCCTCTTAAAAAACCCGTGGCAGGAATTGCGATGGGAATGATTGTCGGTGAGAATGAGTCTGTTGTACTCTCCGACATTCGTGGAGAAGAAGACTTTATGGGAGATATGGACTTTAAGACGGCCGGAAGCCGTGATGGAATTACCGCTTGCCAGATGGATATGAAGGTAAGTGGAATTTCATACGAGAAGCTGGAAGAAGCTCTTGAACAAGCGCGCAAAGGCCGCCTGCATATTCTCGATAAGATGGCTGAAACCATATCCGAGCCTCGTGAGCAGATTTCTGAATTTGCTCCGCAGTTTATCAATATGGAAATTGATGCTGATGAAATCGGATCGGTTATTGGACCGGGCGGAAAAGTGATTCAAACCCTTCAGAAAGAAACGGATACCGAAATTTGGGTAGAAGAAGATGAAGAGCGGGAGGTAGGTAAAATTACTATTACCGCCGATGCGCTCTCAAAAGCTGAAGAAGCTAAGAAGCGTATTGAAGGTATTGTCGGGCATCTGGAAGAAGGTGCAACCTATCACGGAACGGTAAAAGCCATTAAAGATTATGGTGCTTTTGTAGAGATTGTACCGGGCAAAGATGGATTGCTGCACGTTTCTGAGATCAATCACAGTCATGTGAAAAATGTAAGTGATGTGCTTTCAGTTGGAGACGAAATTGATGTTAAGCTCCTGAAAGTAGAGCATGGCGGAAAGCTTCGTCTCTCCCGCAAAGCATTGCTCCCCGAAGATGAAAATTGA
- the rpsO gene encoding 30S ribosomal protein S15, whose translation MSITKERKEEIVEKFGGSKENTGSTEAQIAILTERINDLTEHLKDHKQDHASRRGLLKMVGKRRKLLNYLKKNDIEKYRELISELGIRK comes from the coding sequence ATGTCGATAACAAAAGAACGCAAAGAAGAAATTGTTGAAAAATTTGGCGGATCCAAAGAGAATACGGGATCCACAGAAGCTCAAATCGCTATTTTAACTGAGCGGATTAATGATTTAACGGAGCATTTGAAAGATCACAAGCAGGATCATGCCTCGAGGAGAGGGTTATTAAAAATGGTAGGTAAACGAAGGAAATTATTAAACTACCTGAAGAAGAATGATATTGAGAAATATCGTGAGCTTATTAGCGAATTAGGAATTCGTAAGTAA
- a CDS encoding bifunctional riboflavin kinase/FAD synthetase, translating to MAEYILLNEADRTSNTVLTVGTFDGVHTGHRAILDTVVRKAEKRNARSVLVTFDPHPRDIINPGEEGIKLLTTIQERSEIIQELGIDEMIVIPFDRDFSLLSSEEFVRDIIYEKIGVSEFVIGYDHQFGRNREGSIETIEDLGAELGFETYVVSKREVGDQAVSSTSIRNILSEEGNVELATKLLERAYRLNGTVVHGDKRGKEIGYPTANIKAEHPQKIIPKDGVYAVRIRVMDHWFKGMMNIGTRPTFDGSIRTLEVNIFDFDQDIYGKEIQIRFFNRIRDEVKFDGINELIQQLKDDEKKARQLLAEQ from the coding sequence ATGGCAGAATACATTTTGCTCAATGAAGCAGACCGCACTTCTAATACGGTATTGACGGTGGGTACATTTGATGGAGTCCACACAGGCCATCGGGCAATTTTAGATACGGTCGTTCGAAAAGCTGAAAAACGTAATGCACGCAGTGTGCTGGTTACCTTTGATCCTCATCCGAGGGATATCATTAATCCCGGTGAGGAAGGTATTAAGTTATTGACGACCATTCAGGAACGTTCAGAGATTATTCAGGAACTGGGTATTGATGAAATGATTGTAATTCCCTTTGATCGCGATTTTTCCCTCCTCAGTTCAGAAGAATTTGTCCGGGATATCATTTATGAAAAAATTGGTGTCAGTGAATTTGTAATAGGTTATGATCACCAGTTTGGCCGGAATCGCGAGGGCTCTATAGAAACTATTGAGGATCTTGGTGCTGAGCTCGGTTTTGAAACCTATGTGGTATCAAAACGGGAAGTGGGGGATCAGGCTGTTAGCAGTACTTCCATTCGAAATATCTTAAGCGAGGAGGGAAATGTCGAATTAGCGACTAAGCTGTTGGAGCGCGCTTACCGGTTGAACGGTACGGTTGTTCATGGAGACAAAAGGGGGAAGGAGATCGGTTATCCGACTGCTAATATCAAGGCCGAACATCCCCAGAAAATTATACCCAAAGATGGAGTTTATGCGGTACGTATCCGGGTTATGGATCATTGGTTTAAGGGGATGATGAATATAGGTACACGTCCCACTTTCGATGGATCTATTCGAACTTTGGAGGTCAATATATTTGATTTTGATCAGGATATTTATGGTAAAGAAATCCAAATTCGATTTTTTAACCGGATAAGGGATGAAGTAAAGTTTGACGGTATCAATGAACTTATCCAACAGCTTAAGGACGACGAAAAAAAAGCAAGGCAGCTGCTTGCGGAACAATAA
- the rbfA gene encoding 30S ribosome-binding factor RbfA, with the protein MSIRTERLSAVIQRDLGKIIQKSYQGSGSFITVTKVEVTPDLMIAKVHLSVYAPGKDEDALFAHLEDNKAAIRKELADKIRHQVRRIPELHLINDQTAEYVEKMEGLFQKIRKERKEREKNNEEE; encoded by the coding sequence ATGAGTATTCGTACAGAACGGCTAAGTGCCGTAATTCAGCGGGATTTAGGAAAGATCATTCAAAAAAGTTATCAGGGCAGTGGTTCATTTATTACCGTTACGAAGGTGGAAGTAACGCCGGATCTAATGATTGCCAAGGTGCATTTGAGTGTATATGCCCCTGGAAAAGATGAAGACGCTCTTTTTGCTCATCTGGAAGATAACAAAGCAGCTATTCGAAAAGAATTAGCCGATAAAATTCGTCATCAGGTTCGAAGAATACCGGAACTTCATTTAATTAATGATCAAACAGCCGAATACGTTGAGAAGATGGAAGGGTTGTTTCAAAAGATTCGTAAAGAGCGAAAAGAACGCGAAAAAAATAATGAAGAGGAATAG
- the infB gene encoding translation initiation factor IF-2: protein MSTTSIVDSLSDEGFEVANKPNTKITSEMYEVLEEVYGVDKANSQQHAKAKEEYASRRDQIRASRNESVSIEDTLEPLEEELPIEPQEEVEPEEEPEEEIEGLEPLDDEQVEEDTEEDLVEEEAEEPAEDEEVVSEETEDETLKEEPEEDEEDEDIEETEIEETEELQEEETVSESEDDTDDDIEESEDEEAEEVEEVEAEEEDESDEEDDEDEEDEEDEEDDDEYDEEEEDSEEDDYEDEDDYEDEDDYEDEEDYEDEEETEEGVIRGRAGRLKGTKVLGKVKIDESKPKRRKKRKRKKDRKGQDSDKSDKQKKSKSKKKDKDKGKKKKKKRRGRHNRVDEEDVEEKMKETLRKMQSSETVGSRRQKRRRQRKEEREEEEQLQAELEELEEDIIEVTEFITVSDLADLMDVKTNDVITTCMDLGMMVSINQRLDASTIELVAEEFGYEVEFVDAEEAIEEIELEEDDPEDLQPRAPIITVMGHVDHGKTSLLDYIRKSQVAEGEAGGITQHVGAYEVETEDGRPITFLDTPGHEAFTAMRSRGAQATDIVILVVAADDAVMPQTVEAINHAKAAGVSIIVAINKMDKPAANPDKIKQQLAEHDVIVEEYGGTNQAAEVSAMTGEGIPELLDKVLIEAELMELKANPDRRADGVVLEARVDKGKGIVANILVQNGTLKVGDPYVAGSCFGRVRAMENELGNKVEEAGPSEPVQLTGFDDIPKAGDKLVVIESEKKAKDIASQRQQIRREQELRKSKHLSLDDLSRRLALGEVSDLNIIIKADVDGSIEALSGALQKLSNDEVSVNIIHTGAGAITESDVLLASASDAIIIGFQVRPTSNARSVAEEEEIDIRLFSVIYDAVDEVKDAMEGMLSPEISEKLYGNAEVREIFKVSKVGTIAGCYVTEGKINRNNPVRIVRDGVVIYEGEIDSLKRFKEDVKEVKTGYECGISIVNYNDIKVGDVIENYEIVESRRSLEDVKSDSDND from the coding sequence GTGTCTACTACATCTATTGTAGATTCGCTTTCGGATGAAGGCTTTGAGGTAGCCAATAAGCCCAATACCAAAATTACATCTGAAATGTATGAGGTGCTGGAAGAGGTATACGGCGTTGATAAAGCCAATAGTCAACAACACGCCAAAGCAAAGGAAGAGTATGCCAGCCGCCGCGATCAAATTCGTGCCAGCCGTAACGAGAGTGTTTCTATTGAAGATACGCTTGAACCACTCGAAGAAGAGCTGCCCATTGAACCTCAGGAAGAGGTAGAACCTGAAGAGGAGCCCGAAGAAGAAATTGAGGGACTCGAACCTTTGGATGATGAACAGGTTGAGGAAGATACAGAAGAAGATCTCGTTGAAGAAGAGGCAGAAGAACCTGCTGAGGATGAAGAAGTCGTTTCTGAAGAAACAGAAGATGAGACCCTGAAAGAGGAGCCCGAGGAAGATGAAGAAGACGAGGATATTGAGGAAACGGAAATAGAAGAAACCGAAGAGCTTCAGGAAGAAGAAACCGTATCAGAATCAGAAGACGATACGGATGATGATATTGAAGAAAGTGAGGATGAAGAAGCCGAGGAGGTCGAAGAGGTAGAAGCAGAAGAGGAAGACGAATCTGACGAAGAAGACGATGAGGATGAAGAAGATGAAGAGGATGAAGAAGACGATGATGAGTATGATGAGGAGGAAGAGGATTCGGAAGAAGATGACTACGAGGATGAGGATGACTACGAGGATGAGGATGACTACGAGGATGAAGAGGACTACGAAGATGAAGAAGAAACGGAAGAAGGAGTTATTCGTGGTCGTGCCGGTCGGTTAAAAGGGACAAAGGTTCTTGGAAAAGTTAAGATTGACGAGAGTAAGCCCAAGCGCCGTAAAAAACGTAAGCGGAAAAAAGATCGAAAGGGTCAGGATTCTGATAAATCTGATAAGCAGAAGAAGTCCAAGAGTAAGAAAAAAGACAAGGACAAGGGAAAGAAGAAAAAGAAAAAACGTCGAGGTCGCCATAATCGCGTTGATGAAGAGGATGTCGAAGAAAAAATGAAGGAGACACTGCGTAAAATGCAGTCCTCTGAAACGGTAGGTAGCCGTCGACAAAAACGTCGTAGACAGCGAAAAGAAGAGCGCGAGGAAGAAGAGCAGTTACAGGCAGAACTCGAAGAACTTGAAGAAGATATTATTGAGGTCACGGAATTTATTACGGTAAGTGACCTTGCTGACCTGATGGACGTGAAGACCAACGATGTTATAACTACATGCATGGATCTGGGCATGATGGTTTCTATTAACCAGCGCCTGGATGCCAGCACTATTGAGTTAGTTGCCGAAGAATTTGGCTATGAAGTAGAGTTTGTAGATGCCGAAGAGGCTATTGAAGAAATTGAACTGGAAGAAGACGATCCGGAAGATCTCCAGCCCCGTGCTCCTATTATTACGGTAATGGGCCACGTTGATCACGGTAAAACTTCACTGCTTGATTATATTCGAAAATCACAAGTAGCCGAAGGAGAGGCCGGCGGAATTACTCAGCACGTTGGTGCTTATGAGGTGGAAACTGAAGATGGACGTCCGATTACATTTCTGGATACTCCTGGCCACGAGGCATTTACAGCAATGCGTTCACGTGGGGCACAGGCAACCGATATCGTTATTTTGGTTGTTGCGGCCGACGATGCCGTGATGCCTCAGACGGTAGAGGCTATTAACCACGCTAAGGCTGCAGGTGTCTCCATCATTGTGGCTATTAATAAGATGGACAAGCCCGCAGCTAATCCTGATAAGATAAAGCAGCAGCTGGCCGAACACGATGTTATTGTAGAGGAGTACGGCGGAACGAATCAGGCAGCCGAAGTATCCGCAATGACGGGGGAAGGTATTCCCGAGCTGCTCGATAAGGTACTTATTGAAGCTGAGCTCATGGAATTGAAAGCGAATCCCGATCGTCGGGCAGACGGAGTTGTACTTGAAGCCCGGGTTGACAAGGGGAAAGGGATTGTTGCAAATATTTTGGTACAAAATGGTACTCTTAAAGTTGGAGATCCTTACGTAGCGGGTTCTTGCTTTGGACGCGTTCGAGCCATGGAGAATGAACTCGGGAATAAAGTAGAGGAAGCGGGACCTTCTGAGCCGGTACAGCTTACCGGCTTTGATGATATTCCGAAAGCGGGAGACAAGCTTGTGGTTATCGAAAGTGAGAAAAAAGCCAAGGATATTGCCAGCCAGCGTCAACAAATTCGACGCGAGCAAGAGCTGCGCAAATCCAAGCACCTCTCACTTGATGACCTTTCCCGTCGACTGGCACTGGGCGAGGTCTCCGATCTGAATATTATTATCAAGGCTGATGTGGATGGCTCCATTGAAGCGCTCTCGGGAGCCCTGCAAAAGCTCAGCAATGATGAAGTCTCAGTTAATATTATTCATACCGGCGCGGGTGCGATAACCGAATCGGATGTATTGCTGGCCTCAGCATCAGATGCTATTATAATCGGTTTCCAGGTACGGCCGACTTCGAATGCCCGGTCGGTTGCCGAAGAGGAGGAAATTGATATTCGACTCTTTAGTGTCATCTACGATGCCGTGGATGAGGTTAAGGATGCAATGGAAGGTATGCTTTCACCAGAGATAAGTGAAAAACTGTATGGTAATGCAGAAGTACGCGAAATATTTAAGGTTTCTAAAGTAGGAACCATTGCCGGTTGCTATGTTACTGAGGGCAAAATAAACCGAAATAACCCGGTACGCATTGTCCGCGATGGAGTGGTTATTTATGAAGGTGAGATTGATTCGCTTAAGCGATTTAAAGAGGACGTCAAAGAAGTGAAGACCGGGTATGAATGCGGTATCAGTATTGTCAACTATAATGATATTAAAGTGGGCGATGTGATTGAAAATTATGAAATCGTTGAGTCACGGCGTAGCCTCGAAGATGTTAAAAGCGATAGCGATAATGACTAG
- the nusA gene encoding transcription termination factor NusA, with amino-acid sequence MSNDVSKKIIQSFAEIAKDKDIEKELLLSILEDVFRTMIRKKYGSDDAFEVILNADRGEIQILHIREVVPEEELTDEVQEITIDEALEHDPDLELYDEFAQELSIQDFGRRAVMMARQQLAQRIREIEKDNIFEEYSDRVGEIVLGDVYQIRSREMLVNHNGVELVLPKSEQIYKDKYRKGDTIRAVVKEVKRYNGNPSVIISRTSPLFLERLFENEIPEVFDGIIELVRIAREPGDRSKVAVMSHDERVDPVGACVGMKGIRIHAIVRELQNENIDVINYTDDKHEFIKRALQPAEVLSVDFSEDGSLAKVLVPADEVSKAIGKGGVNIRLASKLTDCEIDVYREVEEEDDIDLQEFEIDFGPEVIQQLHDIGCDTARQVLDLDEEEIVRRTEGEITEDEAERIIDIIAYEFEDE; translated from the coding sequence ATGTCAAACGACGTATCCAAGAAAATTATTCAGTCTTTTGCTGAAATTGCAAAAGATAAGGATATAGAAAAAGAGCTATTATTATCTATTCTGGAAGATGTTTTCAGAACGATGATTCGTAAGAAGTATGGTTCTGACGACGCTTTTGAGGTAATTTTAAATGCTGATCGGGGAGAAATTCAGATTCTTCATATTCGGGAAGTTGTTCCGGAAGAAGAGTTGACCGATGAAGTGCAGGAGATTACCATAGATGAGGCCTTAGAGCATGATCCTGATTTGGAGTTGTACGACGAATTTGCACAGGAACTTTCCATTCAGGATTTTGGACGTCGTGCCGTGATGATGGCGCGGCAGCAATTGGCTCAGCGCATTCGCGAAATTGAGAAAGATAATATATTTGAAGAATATTCTGACCGCGTAGGTGAAATCGTGCTGGGAGATGTGTATCAGATCCGCAGCCGCGAAATGCTGGTCAACCACAACGGAGTGGAGCTGGTCTTACCCAAGTCAGAACAGATTTATAAGGATAAATACCGGAAGGGCGATACTATACGGGCTGTAGTAAAAGAGGTGAAGCGTTATAATGGTAATCCATCGGTTATTATTTCCCGAACATCTCCGTTATTTTTAGAGCGGTTGTTTGAAAATGAAATTCCTGAAGTATTTGATGGAATTATTGAACTGGTCCGTATTGCCCGTGAACCCGGTGACCGATCAAAAGTGGCTGTTATGTCGCACGACGAACGTGTCGACCCGGTAGGAGCGTGTGTGGGTATGAAAGGTATCCGGATTCATGCCATTGTGCGAGAGCTCCAGAATGAAAATATTGATGTAATCAATTATACGGATGATAAACATGAGTTTATTAAAAGAGCACTTCAACCCGCAGAGGTGTTGAGTGTTGATTTTAGTGAAGACGGAAGCCTTGCCAAAGTACTTGTGCCAGCTGATGAGGTATCTAAAGCGATTGGTAAGGGCGGAGTAAATATCCGTTTGGCATCTAAACTGACAGATTGTGAAATTGATGTCTATCGAGAGGTTGAAGAAGAAGATGATATCGATCTTCAGGAATTTGAAATTGATTTTGGTCCGGAGGTTATCCAGCAGCTTCATGATATTGGGTGTGATACTGCCCGTCAGGTGCTGGATCTGGATGAAGAAGAAATCGTCCGGAGAACCGAAGGAGAGATTACAGAAGATGAAGCTGAACGTATTATAGATATAATTGCGTATGAGTTTGAAGATGAATGA
- the rimP gene encoding ribosome maturation factor RimP gives MTNSVINKISELAESVLSTTDFFLVDVEIKGGDTPEIWVSVDGEDRGVNMDECAEISNELGFLMDAHELFSGHYRINVSSPGLDRPLIDRRQYPKNAGRKVEVKYEQDGEDLKVEGILQEVTEKGIAVEINEQTTVNLPFEDLVETKIIPSFK, from the coding sequence GTGACGAATAGCGTTATAAATAAAATATCAGAGCTGGCTGAATCGGTGCTGTCAACGACCGATTTTTTCCTTGTTGATGTTGAAATAAAAGGCGGGGATACTCCCGAGATATGGGTCTCCGTCGATGGCGAAGATCGCGGAGTAAATATGGACGAATGTGCGGAAATAAGCAATGAGCTGGGGTTTTTAATGGATGCCCACGAGCTTTTTTCCGGACATTATCGCATCAACGTGTCTTCACCCGGACTGGATCGGCCACTGATTGATCGTCGCCAATACCCTAAGAACGCGGGACGTAAGGTTGAGGTAAAATATGAACAAGACGGAGAAGATCTTAAAGTAGAAGGTATTTTGCAGGAAGTAACCGAAAAAGGTATTGCTGTAGAGATCAATGAACAAACGACAGTCAATTTACCTTTTGAGGATCTTGTGGAAACTAAAATTATTCCTTCTTTTAAATAA